One window from the genome of Brachyspira sp. SAP_772 encodes:
- a CDS encoding transcript cleavage factor: MSEALQKLENIFSEETFTRKPLLNYTVKYFADLSAIINDINSNEDIKSALDTANLQLQKNANHISALYASGFLNLKLQNYSDNTLDKLIGIFKNAKKWNIVEYIAQKILDEYYECDYALRYLASYYQTSNKEAEALEILERLIKFDVSNPELPEKIAHTKELAGDITSAVHYYKIAFERNLIRKRTNAESNIKKVLEYEPDNYNYLLKHENALKELVDANIMIDVWKIIFFYYFENNRVNDALKTIKNLLNYEQAIVAQNNKKAKFFRHRLVDVYAKLYPNHTLFEKIEEISTITNVNKQPKACIEIFEKYIQYDVGKYVMHRNFGVGKIKHIDINELKIKFVSQEEERKMTFDMAIQSLTTLPEDDINVYKAYKLNELKKIAEENPTELLTIILKYKKTINTKDLKQELTTPPHVVIADSSYNKWLENAKKSVRASTTVKFDKNTFLYNEEAETYDAESLSKFNKTDNFLEKYQIYMEYLTYTPNLNSDEAKEMYNYFVDTAKDKKAPSDSRIISTIYLKTQNDTNKDIPVLSELIKDVDNNYTNIYEILPSSNYRDKFVKAIQEGKPDEYYNIILKILYSPQVKNHYLIVNKLFSDGKVDMLAKTIDDIFLHYKEYPESFVYFAQKILDGEYYDEIDGDIKINKNSLMIGLLSIIPNLSKMLDNKETSPQGRKLIKIVYDLVFDKAYLLKFIETENEEDVKIIFNEFQKLVNLEQHYKTDIITAVLKRFPNWKI; the protein is encoded by the coding sequence ATGTCAGAAGCTCTACAAAAATTAGAAAACATATTTTCAGAAGAAACTTTTACAAGAAAACCTTTATTGAATTATACTGTGAAATATTTTGCAGATCTATCTGCAATTATTAATGATATTAATAGCAATGAAGATATTAAGTCTGCTTTAGATACTGCTAATTTGCAATTGCAAAAAAATGCTAATCATATATCTGCATTATATGCAAGCGGATTTTTAAATCTTAAACTTCAAAACTATTCTGATAATACATTAGATAAACTTATAGGTATATTTAAAAATGCTAAAAAATGGAATATAGTAGAATATATTGCACAAAAAATATTAGATGAATATTATGAATGCGATTATGCTTTAAGATATTTAGCTAGTTATTATCAAACATCAAATAAAGAAGCTGAAGCTTTGGAGATTTTAGAGAGATTAATAAAATTTGATGTATCAAACCCTGAATTGCCAGAAAAGATAGCCCATACAAAAGAGTTAGCTGGAGATATTACTAGTGCTGTACATTATTATAAAATTGCTTTTGAAAGAAATTTAATAAGAAAAAGAACTAATGCAGAAAGCAATATTAAAAAAGTGCTTGAATATGAACCTGACAATTATAATTATTTATTAAAACATGAAAATGCTTTAAAAGAATTAGTTGATGCTAATATTATGATAGATGTATGGAAAATAATATTCTTCTATTACTTTGAAAATAACAGAGTTAATGATGCTTTAAAAACTATTAAAAATTTATTAAATTACGAGCAAGCTATAGTAGCTCAAAATAATAAAAAAGCTAAATTCTTTAGACATAGATTAGTAGATGTTTATGCTAAATTATATCCTAATCATACTCTTTTTGAAAAGATAGAAGAAATATCAACTATTACTAATGTTAATAAACAGCCAAAAGCTTGTATAGAAATATTTGAAAAGTATATACAATATGATGTAGGCAAATATGTTATGCATAGAAACTTTGGTGTTGGTAAAATTAAACATATAGACATCAATGAATTAAAAATAAAATTTGTATCTCAAGAAGAAGAGAGAAAAATGACATTTGACATGGCAATACAATCTCTCACAACGCTTCCAGAAGATGATATAAATGTATATAAAGCTTATAAATTAAATGAGCTAAAAAAAATAGCAGAAGAAAATCCTACAGAACTTCTTACTATAATATTAAAATACAAAAAAACTATTAACACTAAAGATTTAAAACAAGAATTAACTACTCCTCCTCATGTAGTGATAGCAGATTCTTCTTACAACAAATGGCTTGAAAATGCTAAGAAATCTGTAAGAGCTTCTACTACAGTAAAATTTGATAAAAACACTTTCCTTTATAATGAAGAAGCAGAAACTTATGATGCTGAAAGTTTATCTAAGTTTAATAAGACAGATAATTTCCTTGAAAAATATCAAATATACATGGAATATCTCACTTATACTCCAAACTTAAACTCTGATGAAGCAAAAGAAATGTATAATTATTTTGTTGATACAGCTAAAGACAAAAAGGCTCCTAGCGACAGCAGAATAATAAGTACAATATATCTAAAAACACAAAATGATACTAATAAAGATATACCTGTTCTTTCAGAGCTTATAAAAGATGTTGATAATAATTATACTAATATATATGAAATATTACCATCTTCAAACTATAGAGATAAATTTGTAAAAGCTATACAGGAAGGAAAACCAGATGAATATTATAATATTATATTAAAAATATTATATTCACCTCAGGTAAAAAATCACTACTTAATAGTAAACAAATTATTCTCTGACGGCAAAGTTGATATGCTTGCTAAAACTATAGATGATATATTTTTACATTACAAAGAATATCCAGAATCTTTTGTTTATTTTGCTCAAAAAATACTTGACGGTGAGTATTATGATGAAATAGATGGCGATATAAAAATTAATAAAAACTCTCTAATGATAGGTTTATTAAGTATAATACCTAATTTATCAAAAATGCTAGACAATAAAGAAACATCTCCTCAGGGAAGAAAGTTAATAAAAATAGTATATGATTTAGTATTTGATAAGGCTTATTTGCTTAAGTTTATAGAAACAGAAAATGAGGAAGATGTAAAAATAATATTTAATGAATTCCAAAAATTGGTTAATTTGGAACAGCATTACAAAACAGATATAATAACAGCTGTATTAAAGAGATTCCCAAATTGGAAAATATAA